The following coding sequences lie in one Lolium perenne isolate Kyuss_39 chromosome 2, Kyuss_2.0, whole genome shotgun sequence genomic window:
- the LOC127330153 gene encoding transcription initiation factor IIB-like — translation MSDAASCMRYCPDCNRAVTVLRHRASGDTVCTQCSRLIGQRYVDQSSEWRTFLNAVGGIDGSGAADHSLAHAGNIAATTTIPYPASAGSAQSAEANDNDTHGGAAGPSRDGAMPKMRGAVSDKPLADAFHSIDDMAARLGLAAAVRDRAKEVFRKLEYAKVLPRGGKCRNRHALYAACLHVACRAVGTPRTFKELASVTGDSATAGIKDIGRLVKSIKIHLGEEDCGQPAGEITMGAVVQAGDYLRRFGSLVGIGDQEMNAALEAVRRLEKNLDVRRNPDSIAAAVIYMAVQRAGAGKSVREVSTATGVGQVTIREVCYKDLGPHAELLFG, via the coding sequence ATGAGCGACGCCGCCAGCTGCATGCGCTACTGCCCGGACTGCAATCGCGCGGTCACGGTTCTCCGCCACCGCGCATCCGGCGACACGGTATGCACCCAATGCTCGCGCTTGATCGGCCAGCGCTACGTCGACCAGTCCTCCGAGTGGCGCACCTTCCTCAACGCCGTTGGGGGCATTGACGGCTCCGGCGCCGCCGACCATTCCCTCGCCCACGCCGGCAatatcgccgccaccaccaccatccccTACCCTGCCTCAGCAGGCAGCGCGCAGTCTGCCGAAGCAAACGACAACGATACACACGGCGGTGCTGCAGGTCCTTCACGAGACGGAGCCATGCCGAAGATGCGCGGCGCGGTATCCGACAAGCCGCTCGCCGACGCGTTCCACTCCATCGACGACATGGCGGCGCGGCTGGGGCTCGCGGCGGCCGTCAGGGACCGCGCCAAGGAAGTCTTCAGGAAACTGGAGTACGCCAAGGTGCTCCCCAGGGGCGGCAAGTGCCGGAACCGGCACGCGCTGTACGCGGCCTGCCTCCATGTCGCCTGCCGCGCCGTGGGCACGCCGCGGACGTTCAAGGAGCTGGCGTCCGTGACGGGCGACAGCGCCACGGCCGGGATCAAGGACATCGGGAGGCTCGTCAAGAGCATCAAGATCCATCTCGGGGAGGAAGACTGTGGGCAGCCGGCGGGGGAGATAACGATGGGCGCCGTGGTGCAGGCGGGCGACTACCTTCGCCGCTTCGGCTCGCTGGTTGGCATAGGTGACCAGGAGATGAACGCGGCGTTGGAGGCGGTGCGGAGGCTGGAGAAGAACCTGGACGTGAGGCGCAACCCCGATTCTATCGCCGCCGCCGTCATCTACATGGCGGTCCAGCGCGCCGGCGCCGGGAAATCCGTCCGTGAAGTGTCCACGGCCACCGGCGTCGGCCAGGTCACCATCAGGGAGGTGTGCTACAAGGACCTCGGCCCACACGCCGAGCTGCTATTTGGCTAA